A region from the Lolium perenne isolate Kyuss_39 chromosome 4, Kyuss_2.0, whole genome shotgun sequence genome encodes:
- the LOC127347157 gene encoding uncharacterized protein, which yields MEQQGDKTRLLPDDVLAAVLGRLAPRDLAACRCACKAWLTIIDARRILRAELLPHTLAGIFINFNELTYSEFFCRPPPSEGLGIRLRERLVVYRTMDHCNGLLLQYNYVANPATGWEAPLPRQPPPSPGLECFPDEAYLVFDPAVSSHYQVFLIPQVPYVELDIAPFEDPYIEIDPTILESEWPPSSCPLRVFSSLTGRWEERQFVREGEAAGTVAHLATDDYLEDTRHGVYWRGALYVHCTNSFVMRLCLANNTYQVIKTPRSFEPGNCGQCLLGKSEKGVYYASLPRRSIYSLQLQVWILDESSGCAKWVLEHDKDIKPLVPCLNEDQQLHGPWIFQDVNYNEEKYRKLYNNHESMVIDDDLEWNSDNDALDIGDTADKGGCNYISFLAFHPFKQIVFLSSKLNRGLAYYLSTSKVEVLGNLGPKYYSDIAGPRGLIEASFPYTPCWM from the exons ATGGAGCAGCAGGGCGACAAGACGCGGCTGCTGCCGGACGACGTGCTGGCCGCCGTCCTCGGCCGTCTCGCTCCACGCGATCTCGCCGCGTGCCGGTGCGCGTGCAAGGCGTGGCTGACCATCATCGACGCTCGCCGCATACTACGCGCCGAGCTCCTCCCTCACACATTAGCGGGCATCTTCATCAACTTCAACGAGCTCACGTACTCCGAGTTCTTCTGCCGCCCGCCGCCCTCGGAAGGCCTCGGGATCAGACTCAGAGAGAGGCTCGTCGTCTACCGCACGATGGATCACTGCAATGGTCTTCTCCTGCAGTACAACTACGTGGCTAACCCGGCCACGGGGTGGGAGGCGCCCTTGCCACGCCAACCGCCCCCGAGTCCAGGGCTGGAGTGCTTCCCCGACGAGGCCTACCTTGTGTTCGACCCCGCGGTGTCGTCTCACTACCAGGTGTTCCTCATACCTCAGGTTCCTTACGTCGAGCTCGACATAGCACCATTTGAAGATCCCTATATCGAGATTGACCCAACAATATTAGAGTCGGAGTGGCCACCGTCGTCGTGTCCTttacgagtcttctcttcgttgaCTGGACGATGGGAGGAGAGGCAGTTTGTAAGAGAAGGGGAGGCTGCAGGAACCGTGGCCCACTTGGCAACGGACGACTATTTAGAGGACACGCGGCACGGCGTTTATTGGCGTGGGGCACTTTATGTACACTGCACAAATTCTTTTGTTATGAG GTTGTGTTTAGCAAATAACACGTATCAGGTAATTAAAACACCGAGAAGTTTTGAACCTGGGAATTGCGGACAATGCCTTCTAGGAAAATCGGAAAAGGGGGTATATTATGCATCACTACCCAGAAGAAGTATATATTCTCTCCAACTTCAGGTATGGATCCTTGACGAATCGAGCGGATGCGCCAAGTGGGTTTTAGAGCACGACAAAGACATCAAGCCACTGGTGCCATGTCTAAACGAAGATCAACAACTTCACGGCCCATGGATCTTCCAGGATGTTAACTACAATGAAGAGAAGTATAGGAAACTCTACAACAATCATGAGTCCATGGTAATAGACGACGATCTTGAATGGAACTCCGATAATGATGCCCTGGATATTGGAGATACAGCCGACAAAGGCGGGTGCAATTATATTTCCTTCCTTGCATTTCATCCTTTCAAACAAATCGTCTTCTTGAGTAGCAAGTTGAACAGAGGATTGGCGTACTATTTAAGCACCTCCAAGGTTGAAGTCCTTGGTAACTTAGGCCCAAAATATTATAGTGATATTGCAGGCCCACGTGGACTTATTGAAGCATCTTTTCCATacactccttgttggatgtga